From the Serratia nematodiphila DZ0503SBS1 genome, one window contains:
- the tssF gene encoding type VI secretion system baseplate subunit TssF, with protein sequence MDSKLLDYYNRELAYLREMGAEFAEQYPKVAGRLGMRGIDVADPYIERLMEGFAFLTSRVQLKMDAEFPRFSQRLLEIIYPNYLSPTPSMAIAELQPDSSKGDISNGFVVPRGTMMDSQTLKKSGITCSYTTAHDVTLQPVRIAGVELGGIPADIPLASLGLQHSGCVSALRIRLECYESVTLNNLQLDQLMFYLAGPDMQAQQLLELLMQHSVGLVCQTVEPQPQRRALALDGLRQEGFAAEQALLPNDLRNFEGYRLLQEYFAFPARFQFFSVNGLRPLLQSVREGKKGLRQFEIVVLLDRHDAALERVVDAAHLALHCTPVINLFPKVAERIAINEKNHEYHLVVDNIRPLDYEVFSVQRLGGSASEKRYEQEFRPFYSTLSADDGNYGAYFSLRREQRTLSEHARRYGTRTGYAGSEVFVSLVDERQSPWHSDLKYLTADVLCTSRDLPLMLLQQDQGNFVMPDSIPIKQVSLRKGPTPPRPALAEGMITWRLISQLQLNYLSMMDGDPEQGAASLRQLLGLYGNLSEPAIAKQIQGVRHCNLRPVYRRVPEPGPIVFARGIAIDLTVDEQAFSGNSPYLLGSVLERLFSRLVAMNTFTEMTLSSQQRGEIAHWQARMGKRTLI encoded by the coding sequence ATGGACAGTAAACTGTTAGATTATTACAACCGCGAGCTGGCCTATCTGCGTGAGATGGGCGCCGAGTTCGCCGAACAGTACCCGAAGGTCGCGGGCCGTCTCGGCATGCGCGGCATCGACGTGGCAGACCCTTATATCGAGCGCCTGATGGAAGGCTTCGCCTTCCTCACCTCGCGCGTGCAGTTGAAAATGGACGCCGAGTTCCCGCGTTTTTCTCAGCGCTTGCTGGAGATCATCTACCCCAACTACCTGTCGCCGACGCCGTCGATGGCGATCGCCGAACTGCAGCCGGACAGCAGCAAGGGCGATATCAGCAACGGCTTCGTGGTGCCGCGCGGCACCATGATGGACAGCCAGACGCTGAAGAAAAGCGGCATCACCTGCAGTTACACCACGGCGCATGACGTCACGCTGCAGCCGGTGCGCATCGCCGGCGTCGAGCTGGGCGGCATTCCGGCCGATATCCCGCTGGCCTCGCTGGGGCTGCAGCACAGCGGCTGCGTCAGCGCGCTGCGCATTCGCCTCGAGTGCTACGAAAGTGTGACGCTCAACAATCTGCAGCTGGATCAATTGATGTTTTACCTGGCCGGGCCGGACATGCAGGCGCAGCAGCTGCTGGAGTTGCTGATGCAGCACAGCGTCGGGCTTGTCTGCCAAACGGTGGAACCGCAACCGCAGCGGCGGGCGCTGGCGCTGGACGGGCTGCGGCAGGAGGGCTTCGCCGCCGAGCAGGCGCTGCTGCCCAATGACCTGCGCAACTTTGAAGGCTACCGGCTGCTGCAGGAGTATTTCGCCTTCCCGGCGCGCTTCCAGTTCTTCAGCGTCAACGGTCTGCGTCCGCTGCTGCAGAGCGTGCGCGAAGGGAAAAAGGGGCTGCGCCAGTTCGAGATCGTGGTGCTGCTGGATCGGCACGACGCCGCGCTGGAACGGGTGGTCGACGCCGCCCATTTGGCGCTGCACTGCACGCCGGTGATCAACCTGTTTCCGAAGGTCGCCGAACGCATCGCGATCAACGAAAAAAACCACGAATACCATCTGGTGGTCGACAATATCCGGCCGCTGGATTACGAAGTGTTTTCGGTGCAGCGGCTCGGCGGCAGCGCCAGCGAAAAACGCTACGAGCAAGAGTTTCGGCCGTTTTACAGCACCCTGAGCGCGGACGACGGCAACTATGGCGCCTACTTCTCGCTGCGGCGCGAACAGCGCACGCTGTCGGAACACGCCCGCCGCTACGGCACCCGCACCGGTTATGCCGGTTCAGAAGTGTTCGTGTCGTTGGTGGACGAACGGCAATCGCCGTGGCACAGCGATCTGAAATACCTCACCGCCGACGTGCTGTGCACCAGCCGCGACCTGCCGTTGATGCTGTTGCAACAGGATCAGGGCAACTTCGTGATGCCCGATTCGATCCCGATCAAGCAGGTCTCGCTGCGCAAAGGCCCCACCCCGCCGCGCCCGGCGCTGGCCGAAGGGATGATCACCTGGCGGCTGATCAGCCAGCTGCAGCTGAACTACCTCAGCATGATGGACGGCGATCCGGAACAGGGCGCCGCCAGCCTGCGCCAGCTGCTGGGGCTGTACGGCAACCTGAGCGAGCCGGCGATCGCCAAACAGATCCAGGGCGTGCGCCACTGCAACCTGCGGCCGGTCTATCGGCGTGTGCCGGAGCCCGGCCCCATCGTATTCGCACGCGGCATCGCCATCGATCTGACGGTCGATGAACAGGCGTTCTCCGGCAACAGCCCTTACCTGCTCGGCAGCGTGCTGGAGCGCCTGTTCTCGCGCCTGGTGGCGATGAACACCTTCACCGAGATGACGCTCTCCAGCCAGCAGCGCGGCGAAATCGCCCACTGGCAGGCGCGCATGGGCAAAAGGACGCTGATATGA
- a CDS encoding type VI secretion system accessory protein TagJ — translation MKSLASMLQGQSIGAAITAVENDIKAKPADADLRAALVQLLCLSGNWTRANAQLKSWQALKPIAQPTTLLLMQSVNAELQRQAVFAGTAAPALLRQDQPWLKLMVQALHQDVQGAAEQAQALRDEALEAAPAGAGRLTLAEGEQERQLRFDWLTDCDGRLGPVCELALNGVYYWLPFADIAAIQFQAPQSAIDLVWSHALVRLTDGREQVCQLPARYPLPEGSDDALLLGKRTEWQPLGDGTHYAGLGLKTWLSESDEFPLHSLRQLSFDASA, via the coding sequence GTGAAATCATTAGCAAGCATGCTGCAAGGCCAGTCGATCGGCGCGGCCATCACCGCCGTCGAAAACGATATCAAGGCGAAACCGGCGGATGCCGACCTGCGCGCCGCGCTGGTGCAACTGCTGTGCCTGAGCGGCAACTGGACGCGCGCCAACGCGCAGCTGAAATCCTGGCAGGCGCTGAAACCGATCGCCCAACCGACCACGCTGCTGCTGATGCAGTCAGTCAACGCCGAGCTGCAACGCCAAGCGGTGTTTGCCGGCACGGCCGCGCCGGCGCTGCTGCGGCAGGATCAGCCTTGGCTGAAACTAATGGTGCAGGCGCTGCATCAGGATGTGCAAGGGGCGGCCGAACAGGCCCAGGCGCTGCGCGATGAAGCGCTGGAGGCCGCCCCGGCCGGCGCCGGGCGGTTAACGCTGGCCGAAGGCGAACAAGAACGGCAGCTGCGTTTCGACTGGCTGACCGACTGTGACGGCCGCCTCGGGCCAGTATGCGAACTGGCGCTGAACGGCGTTTACTACTGGCTGCCGTTTGCCGACATCGCCGCGATCCAGTTTCAGGCGCCGCAGAGCGCCATCGACCTGGTGTGGAGCCATGCGCTGGTGCGCCTGACCGATGGCCGCGAACAGGTGTGCCAACTGCCCGCCCGTTACCCGCTACCCGAAGGCAGCGACGACGCGCTGCTGCTCGGCAAACGCACCGAATGGCAACCGCTGGGCGACGGCACCCACTATGCGGGGCTGGGCCTGAAAACCTGGCTCAGCGAAAGCGATGAATTCCCACTGCACAGCCTGCGGCAGCTGAGCTTCGACGCGAGCGCCTGA
- the tssC gene encoding type VI secretion system contractile sheath large subunit: MSNSPQQQNALQTTETFSSDEFSALLNKEFRPKTDQAKEAVENAVKTLAQQALENTVTVSSDAYRTIQALIAEIDEKLSQQINQIIHHDDFQKLEGAWHGLHYLVNNSETDEMLKIRFMSISKQELGRTLKRYKGVGWDQSPIFKKIYEEEYGQFGGEPFGCLVGDYYFDHSPQDVELLGEMAKIGAASHCPFIAGTAPSVMQMESWQELSNPRDLTKIFQNTEYAAWRSLRESEDARYLGLVMPRFLARLPYGIRTNPVDEFDFEEDTDGATHGNYTWTNAAYAMAANINRSFKEFGWCTAIRGVESGGAVENLPCHTFPSDDGGVDMKCPTEIAISDRREAELAKNGFMPLVHRKNSDFAAFIGAQSLQKPAEYYDADASANAQLSARLPYLFACCRFAHYLKCIVRDKIGSFRERDDMERWLNDWIMNYVDGDPANSSQETKSRKPLAAAEVQVEEIEDNPGYYSAKFFLRPHYQLEGLTVSLRLVSKLPSLKQNDAS; the protein is encoded by the coding sequence ATGAGCAACTCGCCTCAGCAACAAAATGCGTTGCAAACCACCGAGACTTTTTCCAGCGATGAGTTCAGCGCGCTGTTGAACAAAGAGTTCCGGCCGAAGACCGATCAGGCCAAAGAAGCGGTCGAGAACGCGGTGAAAACTCTGGCGCAGCAGGCGCTGGAAAATACCGTCACCGTTTCTTCCGACGCCTATCGCACCATCCAGGCGCTGATCGCGGAAATCGACGAAAAGCTGTCGCAGCAGATCAACCAGATCATTCACCACGACGATTTCCAGAAGCTGGAAGGCGCGTGGCACGGCCTGCACTACCTGGTCAACAACTCTGAAACCGACGAGATGCTGAAGATCCGCTTCATGAGCATTTCCAAGCAGGAGCTGGGCCGCACGCTGAAGCGTTATAAAGGCGTGGGCTGGGATCAGAGCCCGATCTTCAAGAAAATCTACGAAGAAGAATATGGCCAGTTCGGCGGCGAGCCGTTCGGCTGCCTGGTGGGCGACTACTACTTCGATCACAGCCCGCAGGACGTGGAGCTGCTGGGCGAAATGGCCAAGATCGGCGCCGCCTCGCACTGCCCGTTCATCGCCGGCACCGCACCGAGCGTGATGCAGATGGAGTCCTGGCAGGAGCTCTCCAACCCACGCGATCTGACCAAGATTTTCCAGAACACCGAATACGCCGCCTGGCGCAGCCTGCGCGAATCGGAAGACGCGCGCTACCTGGGCCTGGTGATGCCGCGCTTCCTGGCGCGCCTGCCGTATGGCATCCGCACCAATCCGGTGGACGAGTTTGACTTCGAAGAAGATACCGACGGCGCGACCCACGGCAACTACACCTGGACCAACGCCGCCTACGCCATGGCCGCCAACATCAACCGTTCGTTCAAAGAGTTCGGCTGGTGCACCGCCATTCGCGGGGTGGAATCCGGCGGCGCGGTGGAAAACCTGCCGTGCCATACCTTCCCGAGCGACGACGGCGGCGTGGACATGAAGTGCCCGACCGAGATCGCCATCAGCGATCGCCGCGAAGCCGAGCTGGCCAAAAACGGCTTTATGCCGCTGGTGCACCGCAAAAACTCCGACTTCGCCGCCTTTATCGGCGCGCAGTCGCTGCAGAAGCCGGCGGAATACTACGACGCCGACGCCTCAGCCAACGCCCAGCTTTCCGCGCGCCTGCCATACCTGTTCGCCTGCTGCCGCTTCGCGCACTATCTGAAGTGCATCGTGCGCGACAAAATTGGCTCCTTCCGCGAGCGCGACGACATGGAGCGCTGGCTGAACGACTGGATCATGAACTACGTGGACGGCGATCCGGCCAACTCCTCGCAGGAAACCAAGTCGCGCAAACCGCTGGCCGCGGCGGAAGTGCAGGTGGAAGAGATCGAAGACAACCCGGGCTACTACAGCGCCAAGTTCTTCCTGCGCCCGCACTACCAGCTGGAAGGCCTGACCGTCTCCCTGCGCCTGGTGTCGAAGCTGCCTTCGCTGAAACAAAACGACGCGTCCTGA
- a CDS encoding Rap1a/Tai family immunity protein produces the protein MKAKRFYLASLLAVVCSLSAAPPASAEQTSIAHLTSDDVNLPGSDFFRFYRSTDKQEKEKARIYLLGVLDATEGKSWCQYSQLQTATLQEFVFELFNKLPAARLHERAAPLIEEALATRFPCKGGKA, from the coding sequence ATGAAGGCAAAGCGGTTTTATCTGGCATCGCTGTTGGCGGTCGTCTGCTCGCTCTCCGCCGCGCCGCCAGCTTCCGCAGAGCAGACATCGATAGCGCATTTGACGTCCGATGATGTCAATCTGCCAGGCAGCGACTTTTTCCGTTTCTATCGCAGTACAGATAAACAGGAAAAAGAGAAAGCGCGAATTTATTTGCTGGGCGTGCTGGACGCGACGGAAGGAAAAAGCTGGTGCCAATACAGCCAGCTACAAACCGCCACTCTGCAGGAGTTTGTGTTCGAACTCTTTAATAAACTTCCCGCTGCGCGCCTGCACGAAAGGGCTGCCCCCCTGATTGAAGAGGCTCTGGCGACTCGCTTCCCCTGCAAAGGAGGCAAAGCATGA
- a CDS encoding lysozyme inhibitor LprI family protein → MKLSAFLISSVFFSLTACAAEKNVNAPTSSTIDGLWQVTQVNIDNETTRTLSYQFNDPRLLGRVINISAQSIENNLPEKDVCTAPTLTIERSTLNQFIGKSMGGDKSISAKNYALKENGQAEVSLFKIACHSGSFGPADNGAGSSFAALNPQKMLVNWYDGSLLQLERLPKDPKPAASFDCAKSTSVVEKTICSDFNLSAYDKSVSQAWLLAKKQAADAGDKKLVATLNSTQKSWLLQRDKCRDDKDCLADTMQKRIDELTSYD, encoded by the coding sequence ATGAAATTATCTGCATTTTTAATTAGTAGCGTATTTTTCTCACTTACTGCATGTGCAGCAGAAAAAAACGTTAATGCCCCAACATCATCAACTATTGATGGCTTATGGCAAGTGACTCAGGTCAACATAGACAATGAGACTACCCGCACGCTTAGCTATCAATTTAACGACCCTCGATTACTAGGAAGAGTGATCAATATTTCCGCTCAATCAATAGAAAACAATCTGCCGGAAAAAGACGTCTGCACAGCGCCAACCTTAACTATTGAGAGAAGCACGCTAAATCAATTCATCGGCAAGTCGATGGGCGGAGATAAAAGCATCTCGGCTAAAAACTATGCATTGAAAGAAAACGGCCAAGCAGAAGTCTCTCTTTTCAAGATCGCTTGTCACTCCGGATCATTCGGCCCAGCCGATAATGGTGCAGGCTCCAGCTTTGCCGCTCTCAATCCACAAAAAATGCTGGTTAATTGGTACGATGGTTCGCTACTGCAATTAGAACGGTTACCGAAAGATCCTAAACCTGCAGCGTCTTTCGACTGTGCTAAATCTACAAGCGTTGTTGAAAAAACTATCTGCTCAGACTTCAATTTATCCGCCTATGACAAAAGCGTTTCTCAAGCTTGGCTGTTGGCAAAAAAGCAGGCGGCCGATGCAGGAGATAAAAAACTGGTAGCCACTTTAAACAGCACGCAAAAATCTTGGTTACTGCAAAGGGATAAATGCCGTGATGACAAAGACTGCCTGGCCGATACCATGCAAAAACGAATCGATGAACTCACATCATACGATTAA
- a CDS encoding T6SS amidase immunity protein Tai4 family protein — MLAVLNTEASANGKYSPAEYLKNYALSVCIAEGYSAKEVKNDAAAAARGYMEFGDYSLEAHTAVRALAKEFLAKPYDSMSGEPMTMAKCIDLVHSQALQAIIKKYQGKDDN, encoded by the coding sequence ATGTTGGCGGTATTGAATACTGAAGCTTCCGCCAACGGAAAGTATTCCCCTGCTGAGTACCTCAAAAACTACGCGCTTAGCGTTTGCATCGCCGAGGGGTACTCAGCAAAAGAAGTCAAAAACGATGCCGCCGCCGCCGCTCGGGGTTACATGGAGTTCGGCGATTATTCTCTGGAAGCGCATACCGCTGTCAGGGCGCTGGCAAAAGAATTTCTGGCAAAGCCCTATGACAGCATGTCTGGAGAGCCGATGACGATGGCCAAGTGCATCGATCTTGTACATAGCCAAGCGTTGCAAGCTATCATCAAGAAATACCAAGGGAAAGACGACAACTGA
- a CDS encoding Hcp family type VI secretion system effector, whose translation MAIDMFLKVEGASGESKDSNHKGWTDITSFSWGASQPGNMGVGGGGGAGKVCFNDLHVNALIDKSTPALLKHCSSGKHLTKIELSVCKAGGTQVEYAKITLEDVLVTAVQYTGAGGEDTVGVTYSFQAAKVKQQYWEQSDKGGKGAESSAGWNIKENREA comes from the coding sequence ATGGCTATTGATATGTTCCTGAAAGTTGAAGGTGCCAGCGGCGAATCCAAAGATTCGAATCACAAAGGCTGGACCGACATTACTTCTTTCTCCTGGGGCGCCTCTCAACCAGGCAATATGGGCGTTGGCGGCGGCGGCGGCGCCGGTAAAGTGTGCTTCAACGATCTGCACGTCAACGCGCTGATCGACAAGTCAACCCCGGCCTTGCTGAAACACTGCTCAAGCGGCAAACACCTGACCAAGATTGAGCTGTCGGTTTGCAAGGCGGGCGGCACCCAGGTTGAATACGCAAAAATCACCCTGGAAGACGTGCTGGTCACCGCCGTGCAGTACACTGGTGCAGGCGGCGAAGACACCGTGGGCGTCACCTACTCCTTCCAGGCGGCGAAAGTGAAACAGCAGTACTGGGAGCAGAGCGACAAAGGCGGCAAAGGCGCCGAAAGCAGCGCAGGTTGGAACATCAAGGAAAACCGCGAAGCTTAA
- the tagH gene encoding type VI secretion system-associated FHA domain protein TagH, with translation MRFSIVKNKSGQVPPQSSCDFLPPGGTIGRSVDNNLVLPDEERAISRLQAIVHISADGECRITNRGNVTRVLLNDIPLERGRQVELQDGDVLGIDDYQIEVSALQQHAAPQVQPVAKVAAVAAAAAPVAAAKEPSAAPIPNEIWDSLVEEFTPNAPAAAAPPPVASPDNHPLLDTSTRELNPADPLAQLAGEVDLRQLQQQQTDPAALFNTDTTFEREHILADTTPSALLAEQAAPTRPATPARNAQQPEQELDPLALFGGSSAPASPETLNSNDPLGLLMGGAVPLAQPEEAVQPPSPPPAPAPAAAQPVAPRPQPTPPPVQMPEPQSQPAPQFSPQEPPAQPPRPRQGNRLGIDPVAYQSAQRQHAAAPNGDTLEGPLLAALLQGIGLDDLQPQPHFDEQQIRLAGRLLSLFSQGTVALLSSRSILKRGVKAEMTMILDEANNPFKLLPSGKTVLMQMFGSQMPGFMPPEQAVRDALIDLQAHQLGMIAGIRAIIAAMLQSFNPERLEEEARKEGVAPRLSLPANRKAALWDYFVKNYQQTSGEIEDDFHTLFGEAFLHAYDVEVNQYKDSQTKPDA, from the coding sequence ATGCGATTTTCCATTGTAAAAAATAAAAGCGGCCAGGTTCCGCCGCAGAGCAGTTGCGATTTTCTGCCGCCGGGCGGCACCATCGGCCGCAGCGTGGACAACAACCTGGTGCTGCCGGACGAAGAGCGCGCCATTTCCCGCCTGCAGGCTATCGTGCATATTTCCGCTGACGGCGAATGCCGCATCACCAACCGCGGCAACGTCACCCGCGTGCTGCTTAACGACATTCCGCTGGAGCGCGGCCGCCAGGTTGAATTGCAGGATGGCGACGTGCTCGGCATCGACGATTACCAGATTGAAGTCAGCGCGCTGCAGCAACACGCCGCGCCACAGGTTCAACCGGTGGCCAAGGTCGCCGCCGTTGCTGCGGCGGCAGCCCCTGTTGCCGCTGCCAAAGAACCATCCGCCGCGCCAATCCCCAACGAAATCTGGGACAGCCTGGTGGAAGAGTTTACGCCGAACGCGCCGGCGGCCGCCGCACCGCCGCCGGTCGCCAGCCCGGATAATCATCCGCTGCTGGATACCTCCACTCGCGAGCTGAACCCGGCCGATCCGCTGGCGCAGCTGGCGGGCGAGGTCGATCTGCGCCAACTGCAGCAACAGCAAACCGATCCGGCGGCGCTGTTCAATACCGACACCACTTTTGAACGCGAACACATTCTGGCCGACACCACCCCCAGCGCGCTGCTGGCGGAGCAGGCTGCGCCGACGCGTCCGGCAACACCGGCCCGAAATGCGCAGCAACCGGAACAAGAGCTGGATCCGCTGGCGCTGTTCGGCGGCTCATCCGCGCCCGCTTCGCCAGAGACGCTGAACAGCAACGATCCGCTGGGGCTGCTGATGGGCGGCGCCGTGCCGCTGGCTCAGCCGGAGGAAGCGGTACAGCCACCGTCCCCGCCGCCAGCACCGGCTCCGGCCGCCGCACAGCCGGTAGCGCCGCGCCCTCAGCCAACGCCGCCGCCCGTGCAGATGCCCGAACCGCAATCCCAACCCGCGCCGCAGTTCAGCCCGCAGGAGCCGCCTGCGCAGCCGCCGCGTCCGCGCCAGGGCAACCGCCTGGGCATCGATCCGGTTGCCTACCAGTCCGCCCAGCGGCAGCACGCTGCCGCGCCGAATGGCGACACCTTGGAAGGACCGTTGCTGGCGGCGCTGCTGCAAGGCATCGGTCTCGACGATCTGCAGCCGCAGCCGCATTTCGACGAACAACAGATCCGCCTGGCCGGGCGCCTGCTGAGCCTATTCTCGCAAGGCACCGTCGCCCTGCTCTCATCCCGCTCGATCCTCAAGCGCGGCGTGAAGGCCGAGATGACCATGATCCTCGACGAAGCCAACAACCCGTTCAAGTTGCTGCCTTCGGGCAAAACGGTGCTGATGCAGATGTTCGGCAGCCAGATGCCGGGCTTTATGCCGCCGGAGCAGGCGGTGCGCGACGCGCTGATCGACCTGCAGGCGCACCAGTTGGGGATGATCGCCGGTATTCGCGCCATCATCGCCGCCATGCTGCAGTCGTTTAACCCGGAGCGTCTCGAAGAAGAAGCGCGCAAGGAAGGCGTGGCGCCGCGTCTGTCGCTGCCCGCCAACCGCAAGGCCGCGCTGTGGGACTACTTCGTGAAGAACTATCAGCAAACCTCCGGCGAAATCGAGGACGATTTCCACACCCTGTTCGGCGAAGCCTTCCTGCACGCCTATGACGTTGAAGTGAATCAATACAAAGACTCACAGACCAAACCGGACGCGTAA
- a CDS encoding type VI secretion system baseplate subunit TssE has translation MNDKRPPHYDGGDLRHQGYRYRQDSERLTSRDKMQPVLLDMLTDDEPQKKQEAQVRNLVSHSELRRRVLRDLQWLFNCVNSESNLDLGDFPQVRRSTLNYGIASLAGKRMSDIEWLDIQRALTESILHFEPRILPEGLQVRCISDTGSLELHNVLSIEIKGRLWCVPYPLEFLFRTDVDLENGHFDLKDIG, from the coding sequence ATGAACGATAAGCGCCCACCCCACTACGACGGCGGCGATCTGCGCCACCAGGGCTATCGCTATCGTCAGGACAGCGAACGCCTGACCTCGCGCGACAAAATGCAGCCGGTGCTGCTCGATATGCTGACCGACGACGAACCGCAGAAAAAGCAGGAGGCGCAGGTGCGCAACCTGGTGTCGCACAGCGAGCTGCGCCGCCGGGTATTGCGCGATCTGCAGTGGCTGTTCAACTGCGTCAACAGCGAATCCAATCTGGATCTCGGCGATTTTCCGCAGGTGCGGCGCTCCACCCTGAATTACGGCATCGCCTCGCTGGCGGGCAAGCGCATGTCGGACATCGAATGGCTCGACATTCAGCGCGCGCTGACCGAATCCATTCTCCATTTCGAGCCGCGCATTTTGCCCGAGGGGCTGCAGGTGCGCTGCATCTCGGATACCGGCTCGCTGGAGCTGCACAACGTGCTGTCGATCGAAATCAAGGGCCGCCTGTGGTGCGTGCCCTATCCGCTGGAGTTTCTGTTCCGTACCGACGTGGATCTGGAAAACGGCCACTTCGATCTGAAAGACATAGGGTAA
- a CDS encoding T6SS amidase immunity protein Tai4 family protein → MFLLLGSHVALAENSLNALSQEALYKNWLVSRCIGKSTDSEKTKQDAFRSASAYLELSKLPMDAFEQGEKLAEQYANKNSQGSVQGTYYTLDCLSLQNASEAETIFERYSK, encoded by the coding sequence ATGTTTCTGCTGCTCGGAAGCCATGTAGCCCTTGCTGAAAACTCGCTCAATGCTTTATCGCAAGAGGCACTATATAAAAATTGGTTAGTCAGCCGTTGCATTGGGAAGTCTACTGACTCAGAAAAAACCAAACAAGACGCCTTCCGTTCCGCTTCCGCCTATTTAGAATTGAGTAAACTGCCGATGGATGCATTTGAACAAGGTGAAAAACTGGCTGAACAGTACGCAAATAAAAACAGCCAAGGCTCAGTTCAAGGGACTTACTACACTTTAGATTGTCTTTCACTGCAGAACGCCAGTGAAGCTGAAACCATTTTTGAACGTTACTCAAAGTAA
- a CDS encoding pesticin C-terminus-like muramidase, with protein sequence MMKAIRKGDRGNHVKSLQELLNKQGAILNSDGIFGLKTELAVKKVQRKKGLHVDGIAGRKTFLALGSHVETRAPQPPIGGSAGRQGPGAMGISQSGLRFIFNIEAWRGVSNHLHWPGGASGVTLGPGYDMKARSIESIKNTMIAIGLDNATADKISAAAGLHHQQAKDFAKENHNLVVLTDTQETELLKFIVPAYERAVRNKILVPLTQQEFDALVSFAYNPGGRLNNVAAFINQSKISDAMTEIKRAITSGGKVMKGLINRRNYEVELYLNGNYR encoded by the coding sequence ATGATGAAAGCGATTAGAAAAGGTGACAGAGGAAATCACGTAAAATCATTGCAAGAATTGCTTAATAAACAGGGGGCTATTCTTAACTCTGATGGCATATTCGGTCTAAAGACTGAATTAGCAGTAAAAAAAGTGCAACGTAAAAAAGGTCTGCATGTTGACGGCATCGCTGGTCGAAAAACATTCTTAGCCCTGGGTTCACACGTCGAAACTCGAGCACCACAACCTCCTATCGGTGGTAGTGCAGGTCGTCAAGGTCCCGGAGCTATGGGCATTTCACAAAGCGGTTTAAGGTTTATCTTTAACATTGAAGCATGGCGCGGAGTAAGTAACCACCTACATTGGCCTGGCGGTGCAAGCGGGGTCACTCTGGGGCCGGGTTATGATATGAAAGCTCGCTCTATAGAATCAATAAAAAATACCATGATCGCGATTGGATTAGACAACGCAACTGCAGATAAAATCAGTGCAGCCGCCGGGTTACATCATCAGCAAGCTAAAGATTTCGCGAAAGAAAATCACAATTTAGTGGTTTTAACCGACACACAGGAAACGGAACTACTTAAATTTATAGTACCTGCCTATGAAAGAGCTGTTAGGAATAAAATTCTTGTTCCACTCACACAACAAGAGTTTGATGCGTTAGTCTCCTTTGCTTATAATCCAGGTGGTCGACTCAACAACGTCGCAGCATTCATTAATCAGAGCAAAATATCTGATGCAATGACAGAAATAAAACGTGCCATTACCTCAGGTGGAAAAGTGATGAAAGGGCTGATAAACAGAAGAAATTACGAAGTCGAGCTCTATTTAAATGGAAACTATCGCTAA
- a CDS encoding PP2C family protein-serine/threonine phosphatase gives MNITIASTSNQGGRASNQDQTGEVLGNRAACFVVCDGIAGFPGGDIAAKLARDTILQNFDGEKHLNAQSIRQHITSANAAIHQQQRQSDEYSKMGTTLVSLFIDRDYQLAYWAHAGDSRLYLFRRGYLHAVTTDHSLIQQMQDAGYQTNGINSNLLYFALGLNEERDATYSDVLQLEDGDVFLLCTDGFWHSFSQTELEQSLHMVNSPSEWIALMQQAWKKNNNSDNYSAIAVWIGSPQETTLLHSLADAERFLSRD, from the coding sequence ATGAATATCACCATAGCCTCTACCTCCAACCAGGGCGGCCGCGCCTCCAACCAGGATCAGACCGGCGAGGTGCTCGGCAACCGCGCCGCCTGCTTCGTGGTGTGCGACGGCATCGCCGGTTTTCCGGGCGGCGATATCGCCGCCAAACTGGCACGCGACACCATTTTGCAAAACTTCGACGGCGAAAAGCACCTGAACGCCCAGAGCATTCGTCAGCACATCACCAGCGCCAACGCCGCCATCCACCAGCAGCAGCGGCAGTCGGACGAATACAGCAAGATGGGCACCACGCTGGTCAGTCTGTTTATCGATCGCGATTACCAGCTGGCCTACTGGGCGCACGCCGGCGACAGCCGCCTGTACCTGTTCCGCCGCGGCTACCTGCATGCCGTCACCACCGACCACAGCCTGATCCAACAGATGCAGGACGCCGGCTACCAGACCAACGGCATCAACAGCAACCTGCTGTATTTCGCGCTGGGGCTCAACGAAGAGCGCGACGCCACGTACAGTGACGTGCTGCAGCTGGAAGACGGCGACGTTTTCCTGCTGTGCACCGACGGCTTCTGGCACAGCTTCAGCCAGACCGAACTGGAACAGTCGCTGCACATGGTCAACTCCCCCAGCGAGTGGATCGCCCTGATGCAGCAGGCATGGAAGAAAAACAATAACAGCGATAACTACAGCGCTATCGCCGTCTGGATTGGCTCACCGCAGGAAACCACCCTGCTGCATTCGCTGGCGGATGCGGAGCGGTTTCTGAGCCGCGACTGA